A genomic stretch from Tribolium castaneum strain GA2 chromosome 6, icTriCast1.1, whole genome shotgun sequence includes:
- the LOC135266521 gene encoding uncharacterized protein LOC135266521: MENNRNTGNAGAPPQEMPTWFVRWLNSQQPRNVPNFAAPSTSTAVQRPQAILQVRPSTSAAADVDGWQVTPLPSDGTTSPEPDPEIPVAPEPAPLASPLVQEPGSSTTSATSGAVMASPPMPITTDNVAAISGVLRSLLDRPLPAPERPSFEGLKRQNPVKFLRAIEEYGRFFGLDSQRLLGVAMDCLKGNAKHWTGIFQKKWRGYEDFRRDFLRTYWSAKRQRDIRFQIATGRYDETRGTMLSHFAYYVDMANMLTTPLSEEVLLDELLRHFPERIQSLWVLEKICTTTDAAEFLAAQEIPGQNPGEKTNIAPRERPRATDHQRRNEPKRPRPNIDRHEVTRPAAPANRGNGFPKRSSDEQQWRNNQPSTSNNRWHNNNGNNSNNHWRKNNPNDNRNNTSSRAQGETSRNSKNSGNGGGVQDGA; this comes from the coding sequence ATGGAAAACAACAGGAACACCGGAAACGCCGGAGCCCCACCGCAAGAAATGCCGACGTGGTTCGTTCGTTGGTTAAACTCCCAACAACCAAGGAATGTGCCAAACTTCGCGGCGCCATCGACGTCGACAGCGGTTCAAAGACCGCAAGCCATCCTTCAGGTACGTCCAAGTACCAGCGCCGCCGCTGATGTCGATGGTTGGCAAGTCACTCCACTACCTAGCGACGGGACGACTTCGCCAGAACCCGACCCGGAAATTCCGGTAGCTCCGGAACCAGCCCCTCTTGCGAGCCCTCTTGTGCAAGAGCCGGGAAGTTCGACCACATCAGCGACTTCGGGAGCAGTGATGGCCTCACCACCTATGCCAATCACAACAGACAATGTGGCCGCAATTTCCGGAGTACTCCGGAGCTTGCTGGATCGCCCACTTCCAGCTCCTGAACGACCATCTTTCGAAGGCCTGAAAAGGCAAAATCCGGTGAAATTCTTACGAGCCATTGAAGAATATGGACGTTTTTTCGGGCTCGACTCGCAGCGTCTTTTGGGAGTCGCCATGGATTGCTTGAAAGGCAATGCCAAACATTGGACGGGAATATTCCAGAAGAAGTGGCGTGGTTACGAGGACTTTCGACGGGACTTTCTCCGGACCTACTGGTCGGCCAAGCGTCAACGGGACATCAGATTTCAAATCGCTACAGGCCGCTATGACGAAACCAGGGGCACGATGCTGTCGCATTTTGCTTATTACGTCGACATGGCGAACATGTTAACAACACCTTTATCGGAGGAAGTGTTGCTGGATGAATTACTGCGTCACTTCCCCGAAAGAATACAGTCGTTGTGGGTATTAGAGAAAATCTGTACCACCACGGATGCCGCCGAATTCCTGGCAGCTCAAGAAATTCCGGgacaaaatccgggagagaaaACCAACATCGCTCCCAGGGAACGACCCCGCGCAACAGACCACCAGCGGCGTAACGAGCCAAAGCGCCCGCGGCCAAACATTGACCGCCACGAAGTAACTCGTCCTGCGGCTCCTGCAAATCGTGGAAATGGTTTCCCAAAACGCTCAAGTGACGAACAACAATGGCGCAACAACCAACCCAGCACCAGCAACAACCGTTGGCACAATAACAACGGAAACAACAGCAACAATCACTGGCGCAAAAACAACCCCAACGACAACCGCAACAACACAAGTTCGAGAGCGCAGGGTGAAACATCACGAAACTCCAAGAATTCGGGAAACGGGGGCGGAGTACAGGACGGGGCCTAA